The Brassica oleracea var. oleracea cultivar TO1000 chromosome C6, BOL, whole genome shotgun sequence genomic interval AAATCCTTCGCTGAGAAGCAAGCAAAATCTTTCTTTTTTTTTGCAACCAATCTTCTCCGTTTTTACTTGCCATGTGTCCCTCTCTTAGTAATCAATCATTGTAAAAGAGTGATAGGTTCATGTCGATGCTTCAATAAAACATTCAAAGCTGTAAAATGGTAACTTTCAATCTGGAAAACGAAAGAAGATTCTCTGTGGATTAGTTTGTAATTGGATTTGTGTACTAATGACGACTCTTACCTATACACAGAAAAATGTTGCTAAAGTTATTGATCCCTCGGATAAAGCTAATCCAGAACAGAAGAGAAGCGAAGATTAAACAAATGCGCCGCGAAATTGCAAAGCTTCTCGAGACTGGTCAAGAAGCAACTACTCGAATTCGTGTAATGATTATTGATTTTAGATAATATGTCTGTGTTGGGAACTTTGTCTAAATGTGTTAATGTTTCCAATTAGGTTGAAAATATTATAAGGGAAGAGAAGATGATGGCTGCTCAAGAGATCCTTGAGCTCTTCTGTGAGCTCATTGCTGTTGGTCTTCCTATTATTGAGGCTCAAAGGTTTATCACTCTCTCTTGAGAACTTCAGCTTCCTCTTTGTCTTGTGTTTCTGAGTTTTCTGTTCTGAATCCTTGCTATTTGTTTTTGTAGGGAATGTCCTCGATTTAGATCTAAAAGAAGCTATCTCAAGTGTATATTTCGCTGCGCCAAGGTGCTCTGACTTGACAGAGCTGCAGTAGGTTCATATGGAAAGGAATTCGTTGCAGCTGCATCCGAGCTCAAGCCCGATTCTGGTGTCAACCGTAAGGTAAAATCTGTAACTAAGAACTAAACTAGTATTCTTGAATTAATTATCATGTGTAGAAACAAGAAAATTGTTCTGTGTTTCTGATATTTTTCCAAATCATTTTTTTACAGTTGGTGGAGCTGCCTGTTTGTGCATGCATATTCCCCATAATCTAAACTGAAACTTCTCAAGGAAATTGCACAAGAACATCAACTTCATTGGGACCCTGCTTCTACAGAAACTGATCTCTTCAAATCGCATGAAGATCTTATTGTCAGTATTTCTCCTCTCTTTTCCTATCTCTTTTCTGCCTACATATATCTGGTCTGCTTTGGATCATATAAGGTGCTTTATTCGTAGTTAAACACAGAGTATGATGTTCAATGTATAAACCATTGTTTTTGTTTTCTCTTCAAATATTTGCTGCCTTTAGTCTTTTTTTTTGCCTCGATCTCTTTGTATGTTCCTAAATTGTATGTATACCTTCTTTACAGGATGGACCAAAGCAATTTGGTGGGGGCTCTAAGTTGCCTTTATGGGAGGAACAAGATAAAGGGCCACGTTTGACAATGCTACCTCTTTCACGTCCAGAGGAACCATCTGATTCTGAATCCGAGTATGAAAGTTTGGAATTTCCTGAGATTCTCAATGTCTTGTTGCGGCCGACTCCTGGCGCTACCCCTGAAAATGCACCGGAGGCTGTGAAACCTGCCACATATGAACATACCTCTCCTGACATGCCCTTTGATTCAGAAAATGCAGGAGACGAAAAGTTGGCTTTCATAAGAGATGAACATCCTGCAATATCAAGTACCACTGTCGTGGAAGTCCAACAATCTTCACCCTTTGTTTCTTCACAGTATGTGACGGAATCTGAGAAACGGGACAGTTGTTCTCCACCATCTGCATGTGTAGTAGGACCCTTATCTACAGAAGAGAGTGGTGCTTCAAGGGATCTTCCAAGGAAAATATCCGATATGGACTTGCAGGATGTCCTAACAGCTGCTCAAGCTGCCGCTGACTCAGCAGACCGTGCAGCAGCAGCAGCTCGTTCAGCTGCAAGTCTTGCGCAACTCAGGATCAGTGAGCTCACCAATAAGACAGCCGACCAGTATCCAGAAAGTCCGACCGAGAACCCTTTCCATTCAAACCAACCACTACATACAAGGGAAAACCCGCAATTTGATCATCAGAATTCTTCTGCCAGCAACTATGGAGATCTTACAGACTTCCAAATGAGTGACTCTTCAGCATTTTTCAGTCATGAGCAGAACAACCACCAAGCAGAGAGACTCCCTTCAATTGAAAACACACAGTTTGATCATCAGAACTCATCAGTCAGCTGCTATGGCGATCTTTCAGAGCTACAAAGACCAGAGACCTCATCGTTTGAGAGACGCAGCCCTGACCAGGACCACCAGCAGATGAGACTACCTTCCATGGAAGACGATCCCTATTACTCATACCCTAATCTCTTCACATCGCAGAATCCTGACTGCTCACTTGGCTCTCCTTCATTTTCAGACAAAGCAGAATCTGCCCATGGTTCTTAATTCTTAACTTACCTGAGAATGTTATTATAAAGCTTGGTGTTTTTCGGTTTGTTTCATTTCTGCTTGTGGAACAAAGAGCTCAATGAACAGCTTTTTCTTCCTTTTTATTCAGAGGATGATATGTTTAGTTTATAGAAAACAGTAAATTATATTCAAATATAGGTGACTTGGTCTGCTCAAAAAATGAATTAGGAACGCTGATGTCTAGAAGTCCACCACAACGGGGTATTAAGGCAGTTTCTGAATATTAAAAATCAAAAAGAACTGAAAACAGTGCGAGAAGGATACTAATTGTTTTTGCATAGATTTCCAAAAAAAAATAAAGATAAATTTCTTACATATGTTGGTTTCTTATTGGTTTATACTAATTTTATGATTTAATTATTAACTAAATTACATAAAACTATTAATATTAAACTTGTGACGTATTGTCTAAAAAAAAACTTGTGAGGTATTCTTGGGAACATACCCACCATGGCAAGGCAGCGTTCTAAGATTGACATTCGCATTTTCTCTACAAGCGCACAAACACCAAAAGCAAAGTCAAACTGCCAATGTATGGACATTAATATGTATTGAAACATGTGAGTGAACATCAAATGTAAGTGAACTGTTACAAACAAATAGGAAAAAAAAAAGATAATTTAACAATGAAGAAGATTAGAAAAGAAAACATTTCACCTGAGAAAAATGCATCGTCTGATTTCTTTCTTATTTAGAATAAAAGAAGTAATATTGTTGGAAGAATCAAAGTCATGTGACATGTATACAGTGACTGGAACTTTCCAAATAGTAATATATATCAACACTAATGCACGTTAGTAAAAAGAATTGTGAATGGTGTATAATTGAGAGCATCTAAAGTCTTCTACCATTAAGAAACATATTAGTATGCATAACAAAACAAGAAGCAGTGTGGCCTTTAAAGTTATATATATAGATGATAGACCAACGGCTTAAAACAACACACAAAGTTTGTTGTCACTTCAAAAAAAAAGGAACCGACAGCAAAAGAGAGCAGCGTCTATTTAAAGGCCTAATCCGATCTTGAAACACAAAACAACAACATTTTTTGTTACTACTTAATCAGCAGAGTCACTTCTTCAAAAGCAAAAGGGGAAGTAGTGTCTTTTCAAAAGGCCTAATCCGATCTCAAACACACAAAAACAACAACATCCTTGCTGATCAGCTCTTCAAGATGGTCTTGGAGAATATCTTCTTGCAATAAGGACTAAACTTCAGTTTCCCATACCTATGCACTTTCTCCACCAAGCTCGCACGAACAGGACCCTGTTTCATCAACCCATGTCAGTTTATGTTTTTTCTTAAAAGCTTTTATTCTAATTTGATTTTGAACTGACCTTGGTTACTGAGAGAGCAGTTTGAATAACGTAGTTTCCAAAAGGGTCATGCAGGAGATGTTCAAAGTTTGGAACAGAGAGAAGCTCACGGACAATCTCAGCTCTAGCCTCTGGATATATCCTAAGGCATTTCTCCATCACATGGCTACTGAATTTCTGAGTCGCTAGCTCCGCGTAATGCATTCTAAACTGAATCAGTAACTTCGATGCAGATACTTTTTGCTCTATTAGATACTGCACTACATAGTTCCTGGAACGATATTTGCATAAACCAACCATAAGCAGAGTTTTCATCACACAAACCAAGTCAGTATTGGGTAAAGATTTGTTTTACCCAAAAGGATCCTGAGAAAGGTGAAGTGAGTTCCTGGATATCTCATTGACGAGCCTCTCACGTTGCTCTCCAACAGAGTTTGAGACGCAGCATTGAAGCACACAGCATCCGTGGCGATGAGTTGCTATCTCAGCGCAGTACTTGGTAGCAGCTTCCAAAACAAACTGACACCAAATTTTTCACATAAGTTTTTTGAGCAAGAGAGCTTTAAGTAAGAAATAAAAGATGGAGATTAATTCAAACCTTGGTGTCGCTAGGACCTAGAGTAGTCAAGCAAGTTTGAATCACATGGTTCCCATTTAAATCTTTAACAAGGGAGAGAAACCCTGGTTTGAGACCTGACTTCACCATCCCAATCTGCTGTTTTGTTTTCACAGTTTCGATCATCTTCTGAACAACCCGTGTCCTGTTTTGTTCAAAAAAATAGCATTAACCACAGCTCAAACACAGAAACAGCTGATTTGTAGGCTTTTTGGCTAAAGGTCTCAGCTTTATTTTATAGCTTCCTATTGTTTGCAGTTTTGGCTTGTCCCAAAACAGCAAAGTAAAAAAAATATATAAAATATAATTCATCCTGTTCTACTAAATGTTGCATTCTTTTATTGATAGCGATGGCTGAACCTTATACCAAACTTTGCACATATTTCAAAAAAATTCCCTAAATAGTAAGAAATTTCCACTTTTTCGAAAAACATGAACGATTACATCCTAATCAACAAAAGATGAAATGTCTCTCTTATCTCTAATGAAAACTCGTGGGTTATCATAATATTTTAATTTGTTGACTAAGTTATTAAAGTAAAGAACTTGAAACAAAATAGCTATGTTTCTTGTTACCAGATTAGCAACAGAAAATGTAAAGT includes:
- the LOC106297496 gene encoding LOW QUALITY PROTEIN: IST1 homolog (The sequence of the model RefSeq protein was modified relative to this genomic sequence to represent the inferred CDS: inserted 1 base in 1 codon; deleted 2 bases in 2 codons; substituted 1 base at 1 genomic stop codon), yielding MLLKLLIPRIKLIQNRREAKIKQMRREIAKLLETGQEATTRIRVENIIREEKMMAAQEILELFCELIAVGLPIIEAQRECPDLDLKEAISSVYFAAPRCSDLTELQXGSYGKEFVAAASELKPDSGVNRKLVELLFVHAYSPXSKLKLLKEIAQEHQLHWDPASTETDLFKSHEDLIDGPKQFGGGSKLPLWEEQDKGPRLTMLPLSRPEEPSDSESEYESLEFPEILNVLLRPTPGATPENAPEAVKPATYEHTSPDMPFDSENAGDEKLAFIRDEHPAISSTTVVEVQQSSPFVSSQYVTESEKRDSCSPPSACVVGPLSTEESGASRDLPRKISDMDLQDVLTAAQAAADSADRAAAAARSAASLAQLRISELTNKTADQYPESPTENPFHSNQPLHTRENPQFDHQNSSASNYGDLTDFQMSDSSAFFSHEQNNHQAERLPSIENTQFDHQNSSVSCYGDLSELQRPETSSFERRSPDQDHQQMRLPSMEDDPYYSYPNLFTSQNPDCSLGSPSFSDKAESAHGS